In Desulfobulbus oralis, one DNA window encodes the following:
- a CDS encoding TOTE conflict system archaeo-eukaryotic primase domain-containing protein has product MDLPKNNQRLNERDELRRLREENARLKKLLTRHGIAWQEPAIPEPVPAPPESALPPTHFTTDDKIALFRRLFRGREDVYPQRWESAKGTSGYAPTCGNKWKPGICHKPRVKCGDCNQRQLLPVTDQVIYDHLAGKQTIGVYPLLSDDRCTFLALDFDEADWREDAQAFMRSCRELGIPAALEISRSGNGAHAWIFFAGPVPAREARQLGAALISHTCDRTRQLSLTSYDRLFPNQDTIPKGGFGNLIALPLQKQPRESGRSVFVDEHLQPHSDQWTFLASIRPMSRRDLEDAILRASGGRHPLDVAFTTEEEDSKPWQRPSSVPVRIAGPLPDSLTLVLANQIFIAKADLPQPLANRLIRLAAFQNPEFYRAQAMRLPVWNKPRIIGCAENYPLHIGLPRGCLDAVLDLLQENDICPELQDERLLGRKLTAKFTGALRRDQKAALRAMLKDEIGVLCAPTAFGKTVTAASLIARRRVSTLVLVHRTELLRQWQERLTGFLECPKGSLGIIGGGKKKPSGKIDIAVMQSLSRWEDLGELLDQYGQIIIDECHHLSAFSFEAILKQAKAKYVVGLTATPIRRDGHQPIIFMQCGPIRHSAARPDTAPARLEVWPKAFPAQEIPPDSPIQDVFHILAGDETRNRRIAEDVLTSYREGRKVLVLTERTDHLPLLREALGDEIKHCFVLHGRLSKKQRATVLAELEALDESVPRVLLATGRLIGEGFDHPPLDTLVLAMPISWKGTLQQYAGRLHREHADKQDLRIYDYAETDQPQLNRMWNKRQRGYRAMGYEIKPVETVF; this is encoded by the coding sequence ATGGATTTGCCGAAGAATAACCAGAGACTGAATGAACGAGACGAGCTGCGGCGTCTGCGCGAGGAGAACGCCCGCCTCAAGAAACTGCTGACCCGGCACGGTATCGCCTGGCAAGAACCGGCCATCCCTGAACCCGTCCCTGCCCCACCCGAATCCGCACTGCCCCCAACCCATTTCACTACAGACGACAAGATCGCTCTGTTCCGCCGCCTGTTCCGGGGGAGGGAGGATGTCTATCCCCAACGCTGGGAGTCGGCCAAGGGAACGTCCGGCTATGCACCAACCTGCGGTAACAAGTGGAAACCTGGCATCTGCCACAAGCCCCGGGTGAAATGCGGCGATTGCAACCAACGCCAATTGCTGCCCGTGACCGATCAGGTGATCTATGACCATTTGGCCGGGAAGCAGACCATCGGCGTCTATCCGCTCCTGAGCGACGACAGGTGCACCTTTCTGGCGCTTGATTTCGATGAGGCTGACTGGCGGGAGGATGCCCAGGCTTTCATGCGATCCTGCCGGGAACTCGGCATTCCGGCGGCGCTGGAGATTTCCCGCTCCGGCAATGGCGCTCACGCCTGGATCTTTTTTGCCGGGCCGGTTCCGGCCCGCGAGGCCCGGCAGCTCGGGGCCGCACTGATCAGCCATACCTGCGACCGCACCAGGCAATTGTCCCTGACCAGCTACGACCGTCTGTTTCCCAATCAGGACACCATACCCAAGGGAGGCTTCGGCAACCTGATCGCGCTGCCCCTACAGAAACAGCCGAGGGAATCAGGGCGCAGCGTGTTCGTTGATGAACACCTGCAACCTCATTCTGACCAGTGGACCTTTCTGGCTTCCATCCGTCCCATGTCCCGGCGGGACCTGGAAGACGCCATTTTGCGGGCCAGCGGCGGCCGCCATCCCCTGGATGTGGCCTTTACCACCGAGGAGGAAGACAGCAAGCCCTGGCAGCGACCATCATCCGTACCCGTCCGGATTGCCGGTCCTTTACCGGATTCTCTGACCCTGGTGCTGGCCAACCAGATTTTCATCGCCAAGGCCGATCTGCCCCAGCCGCTGGCCAACCGCCTGATCCGCCTCGCGGCCTTTCAGAATCCGGAGTTCTACAGAGCCCAGGCCATGCGCCTGCCGGTGTGGAACAAGCCGCGCATCATCGGCTGCGCCGAGAACTACCCCCTGCATATCGGTCTGCCGCGAGGCTGCCTCGATGCGGTGCTCGACCTGTTGCAAGAGAATGACATCTGTCCGGAACTGCAGGACGAGCGCCTTTTGGGACGGAAGCTGACAGCCAAGTTCACCGGCGCCTTGCGCAGAGACCAAAAAGCAGCATTGCGGGCGATGCTCAAAGACGAGATCGGCGTGCTCTGTGCCCCGACGGCCTTTGGCAAGACGGTCACAGCTGCGTCCCTGATCGCGCGACGCAGAGTGAGCACACTGGTACTGGTCCATCGCACCGAATTACTGCGCCAGTGGCAGGAGCGATTGACCGGGTTCTTGGAGTGTCCGAAAGGAAGCTTGGGCATCATCGGCGGCGGCAAGAAAAAACCCTCCGGCAAGATCGACATCGCGGTCATGCAGTCCCTGTCACGTTGGGAAGATCTTGGCGAACTGCTCGACCAGTACGGACAGATTATCATCGATGAATGCCACCACCTGTCGGCCTTTTCCTTCGAGGCAATCCTCAAGCAGGCCAAGGCGAAATACGTGGTGGGTCTGACCGCCACCCCGATACGCCGCGACGGGCATCAGCCGATCATCTTCATGCAGTGCGGGCCGATCCGCCACAGTGCCGCCAGACCGGATACCGCCCCGGCGCGACTGGAGGTCTGGCCGAAAGCCTTTCCCGCTCAGGAGATCCCGCCGGATTCACCGATTCAGGATGTGTTCCACATTCTCGCTGGCGATGAGACCCGCAACCGACGCATCGCCGAAGATGTCCTGACATCCTACCGCGAAGGGCGAAAGGTGCTCGTACTTACCGAGCGAACGGATCATCTGCCGCTGTTGCGGGAGGCCTTGGGGGATGAGATCAAGCACTGCTTTGTTCTGCATGGCCGTTTGTCGAAGAAGCAGCGAGCGACGGTGTTGGCCGAGCTGGAGGCATTGGACGAGTCGGTACCGAGGGTGTTGCTCGCGACCGGCCGTTTGATTGGTGAAGGCTTCGACCACCCGCCACTCGACACCCTGGTGCTGGCCATGCCGATCTCCTGGAAGGGAACCTTGCAGCAATATGCCGGACGTCTGCACCGGGAGCACGCCGACAAGCAGGATTTGCGTATCTACGACTATGCCGAGACCGATCAGCCTCAGCTCAACCGCATGTGGAACAAACGCCAGCGCGGCTACCGAGCCATGGGGTACGAGATCAAACCGGTGGAGACCGTTTTTTAG
- a CDS encoding helix-turn-helix domain-containing protein, which yields MKTASSELRAVAVKAYGAGVSRQQIADILGYHLNSVSRWIREFEREKRLEARPRGHRVAIFSEAERLELVELIGKQPDIT from the coding sequence ATGAAAACAGCCAGTTCAGAACTACGTGCGGTTGCGGTCAAGGCTTATGGCGCGGGCGTTTCACGGCAACAAATCGCTGACATCCTGGGCTACCACCTGAACAGTGTGAGCCGGTGGATTCGTGAATTTGAACGGGAGAAGCGGCTTGAGGCGCGCCCACGCGGGCATCGGGTTGCTATTTTCTCCGAGGCTGAACGCCTTGAACTTGTTGAACTGATTGGGAAGCAGCCGGATATCACATGA
- a CDS encoding IS630 family transposase, with product MSLKKTLRASEQEGLDIAQARGAWAEFQKTPDPNRLVFLDESGVKTNMTRLYGRALKGARCHDAAPHGHWEAVTVLSSIRLDGTTECIVFAGAVERKMFDAYVRSMLAPALRPGDVVIMDNLSVHKSQAACDAIQARHAECLFLPAYSPDLNPIEKMWSKVQQILRGIKARTNEDLVAGVGEALDRVSANDAQGWFRSCGYIQS from the coding sequence TTGTCGTTAAAAAAAACTCTGCGGGCCAGCGAACAGGAAGGCCTGGATATAGCCCAGGCCAGAGGGGCATGGGCAGAGTTTCAAAAAACACCTGACCCAAATCGCCTGGTTTTTCTCGATGAATCCGGTGTAAAAACCAATATGACCCGATTGTATGGCCGCGCTTTAAAGGGCGCGCGTTGTCATGACGCAGCACCCCACGGGCACTGGGAGGCAGTGACGGTTTTATCTTCCATCCGGCTGGACGGGACGACAGAGTGTATTGTCTTTGCAGGAGCTGTGGAGAGGAAGATGTTCGATGCATATGTCAGGAGTATGCTTGCCCCTGCTCTGCGGCCCGGTGATGTCGTGATTATGGACAATCTTTCCGTTCATAAATCGCAGGCTGCCTGTGATGCCATACAGGCAAGGCACGCTGAATGCCTGTTCTTACCGGCCTATAGTCCCGACCTGAATCCCATCGAAAAGATGTGGAGCAAGGTGCAGCAGATATTGCGGGGGATCAAGGCCAGAACCAACGAAGACCTGGTTGCGGGAGTCGGGGAAGCCCTGGACCGCGTTTCTGCAAACGATGCCCAGGGCTGGTTCAGATCTTGTGGCTATATACAATCTTAA
- a CDS encoding GNAT family N-acetyltransferase: protein MSLLIQEVPASDAPMDLLLLADPLSDKIRSYLPGAKCFVASNGEVVVGACVVKPRGAGTYEIMNIVVQPAHQKSGYGTALLKWIIDFFCESGAGQIEVGTGTFGYQLAFYQRHGFRVTSIDHDFFVKNYPEPIFENGIQLFDMLRLTLRCPDNVT, encoded by the coding sequence ATGTCGCTATTGATCCAAGAAGTTCCAGCATCGGATGCTCCAATGGACTTGCTCCTGCTCGCCGACCCGTTATCAGACAAGATTCGTTCGTATCTTCCAGGGGCAAAGTGCTTCGTTGCTTCAAATGGTGAGGTTGTTGTTGGCGCATGCGTAGTCAAACCACGTGGCGCCGGTACATATGAGATAATGAATATTGTTGTGCAGCCAGCCCATCAGAAATCCGGCTACGGCACAGCGCTCCTGAAATGGATCATTGATTTCTTTTGTGAATCTGGCGCAGGCCAAATAGAAGTAGGTACTGGAACGTTTGGTTATCAACTGGCCTTCTACCAGAGGCACGGCTTCCGGGTCACAAGTATTGACCATGACTTCTTCGTCAAAAATTACCCTGAGCCAATTTTCGAAAACGGGATACAGCTCTTTGACATGCTGCGTCTCACTCTGAGATGTCCAGACAATGTTACCTAG
- a CDS encoding MlaD family protein, producing MKRSARICRNFAVLFLLAALAFACKPAGKELTVLFADGKGIAKADKVYQSGIVIGTVRDVGIKDGRAAVRIRIDSDKWTELKPPLACYIDTDPASSTHAAMLVRGLGDLGGELAVTLKENAIIDGVDSYLVWQVLHFARNVTDLERSDFWRYIKKQTGGN from the coding sequence ATGAAACGATCTGCGCGTATCTGCCGAAACTTTGCCGTGCTTTTTCTCCTCGCTGCCCTGGCCTTTGCCTGCAAACCGGCGGGCAAGGAGCTCACAGTGCTCTTTGCCGACGGCAAGGGCATCGCCAAGGCCGACAAAGTCTATCAGTCCGGCATCGTCATCGGCACGGTCAGGGATGTCGGCATCAAGGATGGCCGGGCCGCGGTCCGCATCCGCATCGACAGCGACAAGTGGACGGAGCTGAAGCCGCCCCTGGCCTGCTATATCGACACCGATCCGGCAAGCAGCACCCACGCGGCCATGCTGGTACGTGGTCTGGGGGATCTGGGCGGCGAGCTTGCCGTCACGCTGAAAGAAAATGCCATCATCGACGGTGTGGACTCCTATCTGGTCTGGCAGGTGCTGCACTTCGCCCGCAACGTCACGGATCTGGAGCGCTCGGACTTTTGGCGCTACATCAAAAAGCAGACAGGCGGCAACTGA
- the rplM gene encoding 50S ribosomal protein L13, which translates to MKTYFTPVEKIERKWYVADADGKTLGRVAAEVAVLLRGKHKPSFCTFQDNGDFVIVVNAERIHLSGDKLEQKVYYRHSGYPGGLKETTARELLAKDPEEMIRKAVRGMLPKNKLGRAQLKKLKVYAGQEHPHQAQKPEIYEIR; encoded by the coding sequence ATGAAAACCTACTTCACCCCGGTCGAGAAGATTGAACGGAAATGGTATGTGGCCGATGCCGACGGCAAGACGCTGGGGCGTGTGGCTGCCGAGGTGGCTGTGTTGCTGCGCGGCAAGCATAAGCCAAGCTTCTGCACTTTTCAGGATAACGGCGACTTCGTCATTGTGGTCAATGCCGAGCGCATCCACCTGAGCGGTGACAAGCTGGAACAGAAGGTCTATTACCGGCATTCCGGTTATCCGGGTGGTCTCAAGGAAACCACGGCCCGCGAGTTGCTGGCCAAGGATCCGGAAGAGATGATCCGCAAGGCTGTTCGCGGCATGCTGCCCAAAAACAAGCTGGGGCGGGCCCAGTTGAAGAAGCTCAAGGTTTATGCGGGCCAGGAGCATCCGCATCAGGCCCAGAAGCCGGAAATTTACGAGATTCGCTAA
- the rpsI gene encoding 30S ribosomal protein S9 translates to MVQEKTYATGKRKTAIARVWLKPGSGKVAVNAMEPAEYFGNLYYEPKLSKPFAVTNTTDNYDVVATVAGGGKSAQVDALVHGIARALQEVDPEMRHSLKKAGLLTRDPRGKERKKYGLRSARARFQFSKR, encoded by the coding sequence ATGGTTCAGGAAAAAACCTACGCAACCGGCAAAAGAAAGACGGCAATCGCCCGTGTCTGGCTGAAGCCGGGGAGCGGCAAAGTGGCTGTCAATGCCATGGAGCCGGCCGAGTATTTCGGTAATCTCTACTATGAACCCAAACTGAGCAAGCCCTTTGCCGTGACCAATACCACGGACAACTACGACGTGGTTGCGACTGTGGCAGGCGGCGGCAAGAGCGCCCAGGTTGACGCGCTGGTACATGGTATTGCCCGTGCCCTGCAGGAAGTGGATCCGGAAATGCGGCATTCCCTGAAAAAAGCCGGTCTTCTGACTCGCGATCCGCGTGGCAAGGAACGTAAAAAGTACGGCCTTCGTTCTGCCCGCGCCCGGTTCCAGTTCTCCAAGCGTTAA
- the argC gene encoding N-acetyl-gamma-glutamyl-phosphate reductase translates to MLDVGIIGASGYTGVELARILAVHPEVRLTVATSRQYAGRKMAEVFPSLAKRLDVLCENLTVDELLPRADFFFAAVPHKTAMDIVPKLLAAGKKVVDLSADYRLHDQRVYEEWYQPHSSPEFLAEAVYGLPELYRDQIRTARLVANPGCYPTSVILALTPLLREDLIEPGTLVIDSKSGTSGAGRSASVANLYCEVADSFRAYKVGGKHRHTPEIEQELSLAAGAPVRVTFTPHLLPISRGILSTSYATLTPRGAKADIFALYEAAYKDEPFVRVLAPGEQPATHNVRASNCCDIAFALDHRTGRIIVTSAIDNIGKGASGQAVQNMNLMQGFAEGTALMGPACFP, encoded by the coding sequence ATGCTCGATGTCGGCATTATAGGGGCTTCCGGCTATACGGGCGTTGAGTTGGCCCGGATTCTTGCGGTGCATCCCGAGGTCAGGCTGACGGTGGCCACTTCCCGCCAGTATGCGGGCAGAAAAATGGCCGAGGTTTTTCCCAGCCTGGCCAAGCGGCTCGATGTGCTCTGCGAGAATCTGACGGTGGACGAACTCCTGCCGCGTGCGGATTTTTTCTTTGCCGCAGTGCCGCACAAGACCGCCATGGACATTGTGCCCAAGCTCTTGGCAGCCGGCAAAAAGGTGGTGGATCTGAGCGCCGATTACCGCCTCCACGATCAGCGGGTCTATGAGGAGTGGTACCAGCCCCACAGCAGTCCGGAGTTTCTGGCCGAAGCCGTGTATGGCCTGCCGGAGCTGTACCGTGACCAAATCAGAACAGCGAGACTGGTGGCGAATCCGGGCTGCTATCCGACTTCGGTCATCCTGGCGCTGACCCCGCTGTTGCGGGAGGACCTGATTGAGCCGGGCACCCTCGTCATCGATTCCAAATCCGGCACCTCGGGAGCAGGCCGCAGCGCCAGTGTCGCCAATCTCTACTGTGAGGTGGCGGACAGCTTCAGGGCCTACAAGGTGGGTGGCAAGCATCGCCACACCCCGGAAATCGAGCAGGAACTCAGCCTGGCTGCAGGAGCTCCGGTGCGTGTGACTTTCACGCCGCATCTGTTGCCCATTTCCCGCGGGATCCTGAGCACCAGCTACGCCACGCTCACCCCCAGGGGGGCAAAGGCCGACATCTTCGCACTCTATGAAGCTGCCTACAAGGACGAACCCTTTGTGCGCGTGCTGGCGCCAGGTGAGCAGCCTGCCACCCACAACGTGCGCGCTTCCAATTGCTGCGACATTGCCTTTGCGCTCGACCATCGCACGGGCCGCATCATCGTCACCTCGGCTATCGACAATATTGGCAAGGGCGCATCCGGCCAGGCCGTACAGAACATGAATCTCATGCAGGGCTTTGCCGAGGGTACCGCACTGATGGGGCCGGCCTGCTTCCCCTGA
- the truA gene encoding tRNA pseudouridine(38-40) synthase TruA, whose translation MSRLIRLLLAYDGTAYSGWQRQAQGESTVQATLEARLALICGHAVTLHGAGRTDAGVHALGMVAHFQTMVSHPLAAFSRGLNALLPPDIRILEAREAGPNFHSRFSACAKIYRYDFYTGQILPPTRRLYLGHIPGDFDVIPARAALALLLGSHDFLCFAHAPDLHEGGRGTVRTLYAATCEAMPDLPGGWSLRLKGDGFLRQSVRIMTGTIVEIGQGKRMVASIPAILAAKDRRLAGKTAPACGLFLEQVLYPEGV comes from the coding sequence ATGTCTCGTCTCATCAGGCTGCTGCTGGCCTACGACGGTACGGCCTATTCGGGCTGGCAGCGGCAGGCCCAGGGTGAAAGCACGGTGCAGGCCACGCTGGAGGCAAGACTGGCGCTCATCTGCGGTCATGCGGTCACGCTGCACGGCGCAGGCCGCACGGATGCGGGGGTGCACGCTCTGGGCATGGTGGCCCACTTTCAGACCATGGTCAGTCACCCGCTGGCCGCCTTCTCCAGGGGCCTGAATGCCCTCCTGCCGCCGGATATCCGCATCCTGGAGGCACGCGAAGCCGGGCCGAACTTCCACAGCCGCTTCAGCGCCTGCGCCAAAATCTATCGCTACGATTTTTATACCGGCCAGATTCTGCCGCCTACCCGGCGGCTCTACCTGGGCCATATTCCCGGTGATTTCGATGTGATCCCGGCTAGGGCCGCGCTGGCTCTGCTCTTGGGCAGCCATGATTTTCTGTGCTTTGCCCACGCGCCCGACCTGCATGAAGGCGGCCGCGGCACGGTGCGCACCCTCTATGCCGCCACTTGTGAGGCCATGCCGGATTTGCCCGGGGGCTGGTCACTCAGGCTCAAGGGCGACGGCTTTTTGCGGCAGTCGGTCCGTATCATGACCGGCACAATCGTGGAAATCGGCCAGGGTAAAAGAATGGTCGCCAGCATCCCGGCCATTCTGGCCGCAAAAGACCGCCGTCTGGCTGGCAAAACGGCACCCGCCTGCGGCCTTTTTCTGGAACAGGTCCTGTATCCTGAAGGAGTGTAG
- a CDS encoding Maf family protein: MFVAACPLVLASASPRRQELLRVLGLDFVCIPAEIDESAWPGEDAAGFATRMAREKAGAVARAQPAAACVIGADTVVAIDGRVLGKPQNHAEALAFLSLLNGRTHTVITGYNVRVGQRGLNLSGHVCSRVQFGNFPEEVLAAYAATPEPMDKAGAYAMQGAGCFLVRAVDGSSSNVIGLPVGELVQLLLQQQIIAPVGGSLCR; this comes from the coding sequence ATGTTTGTCGCTGCCTGTCCCCTTGTCCTGGCCTCTGCCTCACCCCGGCGACAAGAGCTGCTGCGCGTGCTGGGCCTGGATTTTGTCTGCATTCCGGCCGAGATCGACGAAAGCGCCTGGCCCGGTGAGGATGCGGCCGGTTTTGCCACACGCATGGCCCGGGAGAAGGCCGGAGCGGTGGCCCGGGCGCAGCCTGCCGCTGCCTGTGTGATCGGCGCCGATACCGTGGTTGCCATAGATGGCCGCGTTCTTGGCAAACCGCAGAATCATGCCGAGGCGCTGGCCTTTCTTTCGCTGCTGAACGGCCGGACGCACACCGTAATCACGGGTTACAACGTCAGGGTGGGGCAGCGCGGTCTCAATCTTTCCGGCCATGTCTGCAGCCGGGTACAGTTCGGCAATTTCCCGGAAGAGGTCTTGGCCGCCTATGCGGCGACCCCTGAGCCCATGGACAAGGCCGGGGCCTATGCCATGCAGGGCGCGGGCTGTTTTCTTGTGAGGGCTGTCGATGGGTCCAGCAGCAATGTCATCGGCCTGCCGGTCGGGGAACTGGTGCAACTGCTCCTGCAGCAGCAGATTATTGCACCAGTTGGCGGGAGCCTTTGCAGATGA
- a CDS encoding TRAP transporter large permease, with the protein MSMVMLGYAGIITMLALAVLGMPMAYAMCVVASTGLCFTLGPVNAATQTMFVAWEQASNFSLMSIPLFIFMGSIAYHTGIVSELFVAFRRWIGFLPGGLAAAGIMAAASFGAVTGSTAAAAATMASTVIPELEKAGYDKGMASGAIAASGGLAAIIPPSVFVIIYAVLTDQSAGEMFIAILGPGLLTTALFSLYCVIRCCITPAMGPKQLHATWKERIHCLPAAIPVMLTFMIVIGGIYGGLATPTEAAALGVIGVMLIALCMGRLTKKLLVPAFKEGAKMSAAIFFLFIGGWLMARFMVTTGTTRHMVDMFVGFNMSYNTLLFAMFVLFLILGCILESTSILVLTMPFMFPITQQYGVDPVWFGVFVTMMMVLAGISPPVGLNVFVVRSVCRHIPIMTIYRGAFPFICTMVIAILAICIWPDIVLGPVRGMMGGFH; encoded by the coding sequence ATGAGTATGGTCATGCTCGGCTATGCAGGAATCATTACCATGCTTGCCCTTGCCGTACTCGGCATGCCCATGGCCTATGCCATGTGCGTGGTTGCCAGCACCGGCTTATGCTTCACGCTAGGGCCAGTCAACGCAGCCACCCAAACCATGTTTGTGGCATGGGAGCAGGCCAGCAACTTTTCTTTAATGAGCATCCCGCTCTTCATCTTCATGGGGTCCATCGCCTATCATACCGGCATTGTAAGCGAGTTGTTTGTCGCTTTCCGGCGATGGATCGGCTTCCTGCCCGGCGGTCTTGCGGCAGCAGGCATCATGGCCGCCGCCAGCTTCGGCGCAGTCACCGGGTCCACTGCGGCAGCGGCTGCCACCATGGCCTCCACGGTCATTCCTGAACTGGAAAAGGCAGGGTATGACAAAGGAATGGCTTCTGGCGCCATTGCCGCATCTGGAGGCCTGGCTGCCATTATTCCGCCATCAGTCTTTGTCATCATCTATGCCGTTTTGACAGATCAGTCGGCAGGTGAAATGTTTATAGCTATTCTTGGTCCCGGCCTGCTGACTACGGCGCTGTTTTCCTTGTATTGCGTAATCCGGTGCTGCATCACCCCCGCCATGGGGCCCAAACAACTGCATGCCACTTGGAAGGAACGTATTCACTGCCTTCCCGCCGCAATTCCGGTCATGCTCACCTTCATGATCGTCATCGGCGGCATTTACGGCGGACTGGCCACCCCCACCGAAGCCGCTGCACTGGGTGTGATCGGCGTTATGCTCATTGCCCTGTGCATGGGCCGTTTAACCAAAAAATTACTTGTACCTGCCTTCAAGGAAGGAGCCAAGATGAGTGCCGCCATTTTCTTCCTCTTTATTGGCGGTTGGCTCATGGCCCGCTTCATGGTCACCACCGGCACGACCCGGCATATGGTTGATATGTTTGTGGGCTTCAACATGTCCTACAACACGCTGTTGTTCGCCATGTTCGTTTTGTTCCTGATACTGGGCTGCATCCTCGAATCCACGTCGATCCTGGTGCTGACCATGCCCTTTATGTTTCCGATCACCCAACAGTACGGCGTCGACCCGGTGTGGTTTGGTGTTTTTGTGACCATGATGATGGTACTGGCAGGCATCTCGCCCCCCGTAGGACTGAACGTCTTCGTGGTGCGCAGTGTGTGCAGGCATATCCCGATCATGACCATTTACAGGGGCGCATTTCCCTTCATCTGCACGATGGTCATTGCCATTCTGGCCATCTGCATCTGGCCGGACATCGTCCTGGGCCCTGTTCGAGGTATGATGGGCGGTTTCCATTAA
- a CDS encoding TRAP transporter small permease subunit, translating into MTAQENHTDPTTGRAELASEDVSVEPVPAPPPTRWMKVVDKLANFILGFSMYLFYPAILIVILIDVTGRNFFATPLSWAIEGSGLFLIAGIFLAVPRVELDRGHILLDILYARYSKKAQLICDMLTRSLCFLWMLAATIRSSIEIRTSYLMQESGTDFRAPFWPMRVIMTLGFLILALALLSNAIDCYRKLRAGGKS; encoded by the coding sequence ATGACAGCTCAAGAAAACCATACCGACCCGACAACCGGCCGGGCCGAACTGGCGTCGGAGGATGTATCGGTCGAGCCGGTGCCCGCCCCGCCGCCCACGCGATGGATGAAAGTTGTGGACAAATTGGCCAATTTCATTCTGGGATTCAGCATGTACCTGTTCTACCCGGCCATTCTGATCGTCATCCTGATCGACGTAACAGGCCGCAATTTCTTTGCTACGCCCCTCTCCTGGGCTATCGAAGGCAGCGGGCTCTTCCTCATTGCAGGCATCTTTCTCGCCGTGCCCCGGGTAGAACTGGACCGCGGCCACATCCTGCTTGACATCCTGTACGCTCGCTATTCCAAGAAAGCCCAACTGATCTGCGACATGCTGACCCGTTCACTCTGCTTTCTGTGGATGCTGGCTGCAACCATCCGCAGCAGCATCGAAATCCGCACGTCGTATCTTATGCAGGAAAGCGGCACGGACTTCCGCGCCCCCTTCTGGCCCATGCGCGTGATCATGACCTTGGGTTTTCTGATACTGGCCCTCGCGCTGCTGAGCAATGCAATTGACTGCTACCGCAAACTTCGCGCAGGAGGCAAATCATGA